One genomic window of Scylla paramamosain isolate STU-SP2022 chromosome 20, ASM3559412v1, whole genome shotgun sequence includes the following:
- the LOC135110170 gene encoding uncharacterized protein LOC135110170 encodes MASIEGNIRFNAVVYKDNSGFRYLRNVARNNKLYLRCIHHPNCGGRAVLSETTGVIRATQGHNHESSDYAATDLRNTLKMKAAEDVGSTSNSEIFRRVTRHHQHGADVSFSSVERSMLRAKRRIQPRQPHTAEECANILESLEAQAFNVNFRSVVTDQGSGHLAIIFYSLTLVPLMTTIKEWNFDGTFYTVPALFYQLFTLLGFYKGHSFPLIFTLMTSKSKKLYDITMQRVKELIPNLNPEQAMGDFESSSGKAIRSCWPQVQIGGCQFHFSQNLYRKIQKLGLTELYKDNKQFNKWVKKIMTLSYVPANQMHEAVDSLFQENFDLNDHSQPKITAFKTYITEYWIRKVTPQRLSVFEFSRGTNNDAESYHSRLKAIVRQHKPNIYTFLTHLNNLITDTTKDIERVDAGLDITRQKKEKFVRNIERRQNLKEQLQNGTYTLTQYINAVAYTFDSSVSAFQLPGDSADESGDEHQGPDNAAGTQDVPPELRCSICLRRRERTVVLLPCRHASFCADCITILVSAADANNPATCPTCRTAIQDRLEVYV; translated from the exons ATGGCTAGTATTGAGGGGAACATCCGCTTCAATGCAGTGGTTTACAAAGACAACTCTGGATTCCGGTACCTCCGAAATGTGGCAAGAAACAACAAACTATACCTGCGTTGCATTCATCACCCCAACTGTGGAGGAAGAGCCGTATTGTCGGAG ACAACTGGTGTCATCAGAGCAACGCAAGGTCACAACCATGAATCATCCGACTATGCTGCAACAGATCTGAGGAACACTCTCAAGATGAAGGCTGCTGAGGATGTGGGCTCTACCAGCAACTCCGAGATCTTCAGGCGGGTAACAAGACATCACCAACATGGAGCAGATGTGTCTTTCTCATCTGTAGAGCGAAGCATGCTTCGAGCCAAGCGCCGAATTCAACCGAGGCAACCACACACTGCAGAGGAGTGCGCCAACATTCTAGAAAGCTTAGAGGCCCAGGCCTTTAACGTAAACTTCAGATCTGTCGTCACAGATCAGGGAAGTGGTCATTTggcaattattttttattctctaacCCTGGTACCACTGATGACCACAATTAAGGAATGGAATTTTGATGGTACTTTTTACACTGTGCCTGCACTCTTCTACCAGCTCTTCACATTACTTGGATTTTACAAAGGTCATTCATTCCCACTCATCTTCACCTTGATGACATCAAAGTCTAAAAAGTTGTATGATATCACAATGCAAAGAGTGAAGGAACTCATCCCCAACCTGAATCCTGAACAAGCAATGGGTGATTTTGAAAGCAGTTCTGGTAAAGCAATTCGCTCTTGCTGGCCACAGGTTCAGATTGGGGGCTGTCAGTTCCACTTTTCACAAAACCTGTACCGGAAAATTCAGAAACTGGGGCTAACTGAACTTTACAAAGACAACAAACAGTTTAATAAGTGGGTCAAAAAGATCATGACACTAAGTTATGTGCCAGCCAACCAGATGCATGAAGCAGTTGACTCTCTGTTCCAAGAAAATTTTGACTTGAATGATCATTCCCAGCCAAAAATTACTGCATTCAAAACCTACATCACAGAGTACTGGATTCGAAAAGTCACTCCACAACGGTTATCTGTCTTCGAATTTTCTCGTGGAACTAACAATGATGCAGAGTCGTACCACAGCAGACTGAAAGCCATTGTCCGCCAGCACAAGCCAAACATTTACACTTTCCTCACACATCTGAATAATCTGATAACAGACACAACTAAGGACATTGAACGTGTGGATGCTGGCTTGGACATCACTCGTCAGAAAAAGGAGAAGTTTGTCAGAAACATTGAGCGCAGGCAGAACTTGAAAGAACAATTACAGAATGGCACATACACATTAACCCAATACATTAATGCTGTCGCTTACACATTTGATAGCTCTGTTTCAGCATTTCAACTTCCTGGAGACAGTGCTGATGAAAGTGGGGATGAGCATCAAGGCCCTGACAACGCAGCTGGTACTCAAGATGTTCCTCCCGAACTTCGGTGCAGCATCTGCTTAAGGCGAAGGGAAAGGACAGTTGTTCTTTTGCCCTGCCGACATGCCTCCTTCTGTGCAGATTGCATAACTATCCTTGTATCAGCAGCAGATGCTAACAACCCGGCAACATGTCCCACTTGTCGTACTGCCATTCAAGACAGGCTTGAAGTTTACGTTTAA